From one Candidatus Chromulinivorax destructor genomic stretch:
- a CDS encoding S49 family peptidase, whose protein sequence is MSKINDFLKTMIGIFIIIYIAPSIFFSLKKQWAYSLENHNKIGYLSIDGNMSQTSYYKKHLTNYFKDNSIKAILLKIESDGGPLGSCQALAYDIENLKKEFPKPIISYTENICISGAYQIAAATDYIVATGSSIIGNIGMSTTPAHTITELIVNNNSSLPHDAIKHNEITEHQQAMLQSLADNTYQQLTKEIAAKRHLQLSKIDQWGQGKLFTGQQAYDLKLIDAMGSKTTAINLIKKNIIPSDRKIEWVTPTSQGFIAILFDNNHEEDADLDGHYL, encoded by the coding sequence ATGTCAAAAATAAATGATTTTTTAAAAACCATGATAGGTATTTTTATTATCATATATATTGCACCATCTATTTTTTTTAGTCTGAAAAAACAATGGGCGTATAGCCTAGAAAATCATAATAAAATAGGCTATCTGTCTATTGATGGAAATATGTCACAGACATCATATTATAAAAAACATCTGACCAACTATTTTAAAGATAATTCTATTAAAGCAATTTTGCTCAAAATAGAATCTGATGGTGGGCCACTTGGTTCTTGCCAAGCGTTAGCGTATGACATCGAAAACCTTAAAAAAGAGTTTCCAAAGCCGATAATCTCCTACACAGAAAATATCTGTATTTCTGGAGCATATCAAATTGCCGCTGCAACCGATTATATTGTAGCAACAGGATCATCTATTATCGGTAATATTGGTATGTCGACAACCCCTGCTCACACCATTACAGAGCTTATTGTAAATAATAATAGCTCTTTGCCTCATGATGCAATCAAACATAATGAAATAACTGAGCATCAACAAGCAATGTTACAAAGCCTTGCTGATAATACGTATCAACAACTGACAAAAGAAATTGCAGCAAAGCGACATTTACAACTGAGCAAAATAGACCAATGGGGGCAAGGTAAACTATTTACAGGTCAACAAGCGTATGATTTAAAATTAATTGATGCGATGGGTTCAAAAACCACTGCAATTAATTTAATTAAAAAGAATATTATTCCATCCGATAGAAAAATCGAATGGGTTACGCCAACCTCTCAAGGCTTTATTGCAATATTATTTGATAATAATCATGAAGAAGATGCTGACCTTGATGGGCACTATCTGTAA
- the mreC gene encoding rod shape-determining protein MreC, producing MQELGLKDWCVRFFFIFLFCFMINRLFFFSPGMAELSSSYVLYPILRVQRFFTDPITRYFTQKSNLAALHQDIAKLVLEKDDLQAQVIRLETTLNFEQCSQEIRDYATKYDFSGQQLAQVLLRSFDDAGHFYWVDAGLNKGISCNMIAVYKNNIIGRVIHVDPLYSKIALITDKRCKITAMCAQTKSVGIYEGNNSFAPGFDFVPHYETLQVGDLLISTGQGLVYPQGFAVGKILNFHIQDVAYKVTVQPLIDIKQLDFVYLIAV from the coding sequence ATGCAGGAACTTGGATTAAAAGATTGGTGCGTTCGTTTCTTTTTCATATTTCTTTTTTGCTTTATGATTAATCGGCTCTTCTTTTTTTCTCCTGGTATGGCTGAACTGAGTTCCTCCTATGTGTTATATCCAATTTTACGAGTTCAAAGATTTTTTACCGATCCGATAACTCGATATTTCACTCAAAAATCTAATCTTGCAGCATTGCACCAAGATATTGCAAAACTTGTTCTAGAAAAAGATGATTTGCAAGCGCAGGTTATACGTCTAGAAACAACGCTTAATTTTGAGCAATGCTCGCAAGAGATTCGTGATTATGCAACCAAGTATGATTTTTCTGGCCAACAATTAGCGCAAGTGTTATTACGATCGTTTGATGATGCAGGTCATTTTTATTGGGTTGATGCTGGTTTAAACAAAGGTATCAGTTGCAATATGATTGCGGTTTATAAAAATAACATTATTGGCCGCGTTATTCATGTTGATCCGCTCTATAGCAAGATAGCTTTAATAACTGATAAACGATGCAAAATTACTGCAATGTGCGCTCAAACCAAATCAGTTGGAATCTATGAAGGTAATAATAGTTTTGCTCCAGGGTTTGATTTTGTGCCGCATTATGAAACCTTACAAGTTGGCGATCTTTTGATTTCGACTGGTCAAGGGTTAGTCTATCCGCAAGGCTTTGCAGTGGGGAAGATTCTTAATTTTCATATTCAAGATGTTGCGTATAAAGTAACAGTCCAACCACTCATTGATATAAAGCAGTTGGACTTTGTGTATCTTATAGCCGTTTAA
- a CDS encoding tRNA dihydrouridine synthase, whose amino-acid sequence MSFWQEDIKIGNIYVPRFIGGPLDGITDAPFRQLVRGFSTRELLYTEMRHVRSILTPMGGHLALKFEQMERPLSFQVSASSDDCIEAACEKIVAAGVDIIDLNVGCPAKNVISSCCGSALMAHPDQLEKILKKFRSCLDIPFTVKIRAGFKEKNALDIAKLVQDCGADAIAIHPRLQTQKFAGLPDYEIAAQVKKALQIPVIFSGNVVNFKTAQLTYDRTGVDGFLIGRGIWAKPWKLLEMAENAAGREYHVSQAMLLQVALKHLQLMIDHYGPKGLYCFRKHLPFYIKGHPSASAMRSKLVVSTSQEEIVQGLIEFLG is encoded by the coding sequence ATGAGTTTTTGGCAAGAAGATATAAAAATAGGTAATATCTATGTTCCTCGTTTTATTGGCGGACCATTAGATGGAATTACCGATGCTCCCTTTCGACAATTAGTTCGTGGATTTTCAACACGAGAACTACTCTATACTGAGATGCGACATGTTCGCTCCATATTAACTCCAATGGGTGGTCACTTAGCATTAAAATTTGAACAGATGGAACGACCATTAAGTTTTCAAGTTTCTGCAAGTTCAGATGATTGTATTGAAGCTGCATGTGAAAAAATTGTAGCAGCAGGCGTTGATATTATTGATTTAAACGTGGGTTGTCCTGCAAAAAACGTTATATCATCATGCTGTGGTTCTGCGTTAATGGCACATCCAGATCAGCTCGAAAAAATTCTTAAAAAGTTTAGATCGTGCTTAGATATTCCTTTTACGGTAAAAATTCGCGCAGGGTTTAAAGAAAAAAATGCTTTAGATATTGCAAAATTAGTACAAGATTGTGGTGCTGATGCAATTGCTATTCATCCGCGTCTACAAACACAAAAATTTGCAGGTTTACCAGATTACGAAATTGCAGCACAAGTTAAAAAAGCATTACAAATTCCAGTTATTTTTTCTGGCAACGTTGTGAACTTTAAAACAGCACAATTAACCTACGATCGTACGGGCGTTGATGGATTTTTAATTGGACGTGGTATTTGGGCTAAGCCGTGGAAACTTCTTGAAATGGCTGAAAACGCAGCTGGCAGAGAGTATCATGTATCGCAAGCAATGTTATTGCAAGTTGCTTTAAAGCATTTACAATTAATGATCGACCATTATGGGCCAAAAGGGTTATACTGTTTCCGCAAACATTTACCATTTTATATTAAAGGTCACCCATCAGCATCAGCAATGCGTTCAAAACTTGTTGTTTCAACAAGCCAAGAAGAAATTGTGCAGGGGTTGATTGAATTTTTAGGATAG
- a CDS encoding ankyrin repeat domain-containing protein, whose protein sequence is MKLRTHIMFFLMSFYCSSNIVLLAHEKKTYGSQQFVATQFQKEIVTKDDNFNQKYPDLAEGFGLIGQSFQDFVLGKMLNHDMYEMVQEDTGQTVSLLDSTINQAQDIVIKHLTTDFFTIIEDAIKNGTDLHTIDNKIFTYVLQYDFFQPALQAYLSSYKNTQGQVLLIAALEKNNLQIAQFLVDLGANINLLDSCKEGTPLMYTAKNNKRDAFQFLLDLTTSDVNQIDGLGNTALHALAERNLVEMTQLLLLNRHDVNITVKNNMGNTPLDVAVQSPLQKGISDVALTLLDYPGLDMNQSDVIKVLYYAVCNEHEHVIKKIIELGYHVNNTVGDCIDPLYKAVDLGLVSIVKLLLDAGVDMHRAHCENKTAYSLAMEELPRNAIKVEKDARQKIRQLFLQPVSS, encoded by the coding sequence ATGAAATTACGTACTCACATTATGTTTTTTTTGATGAGTTTTTATTGCAGTAGCAACATTGTGTTATTGGCGCATGAGAAAAAAACGTATGGTTCTCAACAATTTGTAGCAACACAATTCCAAAAAGAAATTGTAACGAAAGATGATAACTTTAATCAAAAATATCCTGATTTAGCAGAAGGTTTTGGTTTGATTGGACAAAGTTTTCAAGATTTTGTATTAGGCAAAATGCTCAATCATGATATGTATGAGATGGTGCAGGAAGATACAGGTCAAACTGTTTCTTTATTAGATAGTACTATTAACCAAGCTCAAGATATAGTAATAAAACATTTGACTACTGATTTTTTTACGATAATAGAAGATGCCATTAAAAATGGTACAGACTTACACACCATAGATAATAAAATATTTACGTATGTTTTACAGTATGATTTTTTTCAACCTGCCTTACAAGCATACTTGTCGTCCTATAAAAACACACAAGGACAAGTTTTATTGATAGCAGCTTTAGAGAAAAACAATCTGCAGATTGCACAATTTCTGGTAGATCTTGGTGCAAATATTAATCTTTTAGATAGTTGCAAAGAAGGAACTCCTTTGATGTATACTGCAAAAAATAATAAAAGAGATGCATTTCAATTTCTTTTAGATCTTACAACAAGTGATGTTAATCAAATTGACGGGCTTGGCAATACGGCTTTGCATGCTCTTGCAGAAAGAAATCTGGTTGAAATGACTCAATTACTATTGCTTAATCGTCACGATGTGAATATTACTGTAAAAAACAATATGGGAAATACACCTTTAGATGTAGCTGTTCAATCTCCTTTACAAAAAGGAATAAGCGATGTTGCATTAACTCTTCTAGATTATCCAGGTTTGGATATGAATCAATCGGATGTCATAAAAGTTTTGTATTACGCCGTTTGCAATGAACATGAGCATGTTATTAAAAAAATTATTGAACTTGGTTATCATGTAAATAATACAGTTGGTGATTGTATAGATCCTTTATATAAAGCTGTTGATCTAGGTTTGGTTTCTATAGTGAAATTGCTTCTTGATGCAGGAGTTGATATGCATCGTGCTCATTGTGAGAATAAAACTGCTTACAGTCTTGCAATGGAAGAGCTGCCACGCAACGCTATAAAAGTTGAAAAAGATGCACGACAAAAAATTAGACAATTGTTTCTGCAGCCTGTTAGTTCATGA
- the gatA gene encoding Asp-tRNA(Asn)/Glu-tRNA(Gln) amidotransferase subunit GatA, producing the protein MIDLKFATIQEIKSLIEKKEVTPEQVLDFYLEQFAVIDPTIKSALEVFDKASILKSFSGKGLLAGIPGLIKDNINQEGRIASCGSKILENYTAAYDATVISRLKEEGALLVGRANMDEFAMGSSTETSAYCKTANPWDTSRVPGGSSGGSAAAVAAGLVPWALGTDTGGSVRQPAGFCNLVGLKPTYGSVSRFGVIAYASSFDQVGVFTHTVYDNALVYSAIAGVDEKDSSTLDLAKKDYTENLTGKFPTGLRIGVVENALEAAELDPEVKKVVEQAITDLEKAGVTVQRISLPALDYAAATYFILSRAEAASNLARFDGVRYGFRAPDIANLEEMYTKTRHDGFGQEVRIRMMVGNYVLSSSHAGKYYNKAKKVQRLIRGEFNEAFKDVDLLLMPTQACPAFKFGAYDDNKLQMDLQDYFTAAVNIAGVPGISIPCGFTDSGLPIGVQLIGPHLSEEKLFQVGHAYQQITDWHKKNPKV; encoded by the coding sequence ATGATAGATTTAAAATTCGCTACGATTCAAGAAATCAAATCGCTTATAGAAAAAAAAGAAGTAACACCTGAACAGGTTTTAGATTTTTATTTAGAACAGTTTGCTGTTATTGATCCTACTATAAAATCAGCTCTTGAAGTTTTTGATAAAGCATCAATTTTAAAAAGCTTTTCAGGAAAAGGCCTTTTAGCAGGTATTCCTGGTTTGATTAAAGATAACATTAATCAAGAAGGCCGAATTGCATCATGTGGTTCAAAAATTTTAGAAAATTATACAGCAGCTTATGATGCGACCGTAATTTCTCGATTAAAAGAAGAAGGCGCATTGCTTGTTGGTCGAGCAAATATGGATGAATTTGCGATGGGAAGTTCAACAGAAACTTCTGCATATTGTAAAACAGCAAATCCATGGGATACATCTCGTGTTCCTGGTGGGTCAAGTGGTGGATCTGCTGCAGCGGTTGCTGCAGGGCTTGTGCCATGGGCCTTGGGAACAGATACAGGTGGTTCAGTTCGTCAACCTGCTGGATTTTGTAATTTAGTTGGTTTAAAACCTACATACGGGTCAGTATCTCGTTTTGGTGTTATTGCATACGCATCATCATTTGATCAAGTGGGTGTTTTTACGCACACGGTGTATGATAATGCTCTTGTCTATTCAGCAATTGCAGGCGTTGATGAAAAAGATTCTTCAACGTTAGATCTTGCAAAAAAAGATTATACAGAAAATTTAACAGGTAAGTTCCCAACAGGATTGCGTATTGGTGTTGTTGAAAACGCTTTAGAAGCAGCTGAGTTAGATCCTGAAGTGAAAAAAGTAGTAGAACAAGCAATTACAGATTTAGAAAAAGCAGGCGTTACGGTACAACGTATTTCGTTACCAGCACTTGATTATGCAGCAGCAACATACTTTATATTAAGTCGTGCTGAAGCAGCATCAAATCTTGCTCGTTTTGATGGTGTTCGCTATGGCTTTAGAGCCCCTGATATTGCAAATTTAGAAGAAATGTACACAAAAACTCGTCATGATGGATTTGGACAAGAAGTTCGCATTCGTATGATGGTTGGTAACTATGTACTGTCTTCGTCTCATGCAGGTAAATATTATAATAAAGCTAAAAAAGTGCAGCGCTTAATTCGTGGAGAATTTAACGAAGCGTTTAAAGATGTTGATTTGTTATTAATGCCAACGCAAGCTTGTCCAGCATTTAAGTTTGGTGCTTACGATGACAATAAATTACAAATGGATTTACAAGATTACTTTACAGCGGCAGTTAATATTGCAGGAGTTCCTGGAATATCAATTCCTTGTGGATTTACGGATAGTGGCTTGCCAATTGGTGTGCAATTAATTGGACCACATTTGTCAGAAGAAAAGTTATTCCAAGTAGGTCATGCATATCAGCAAATTACTGATTGGCATAAAAAAAATCCAAAAGTATAA
- a CDS encoding Asp-tRNA(Asn)/Glu-tRNA(Gln) amidotransferase subunit GatC has product MDKITKDEALKIASFTKLTINDNEIDAVVQRLQDVLEYAVRVQDMAKDVDIPSSKNVNRQREDIVNSFDSQTILQQAPESQDNYFVVPKIIEK; this is encoded by the coding sequence ATGGACAAAATTACGAAAGATGAAGCTTTGAAAATAGCTTCGTTTACAAAATTAACAATTAATGATAACGAAATCGATGCGGTTGTACAACGACTACAAGATGTACTTGAATATGCTGTACGCGTTCAAGACATGGCAAAAGATGTCGATATTCCTTCAAGTAAGAATGTTAATCGCCAGCGAGAAGATATAGTCAATTCATTTGATTCTCAGACAATTTTACAACAAGCTCCTGAATCACAAGATAACTACTTTGTTGTTCCAAAAATTATAGAAAAATAG
- a CDS encoding MATE family efflux transporter, whose protein sequence is MNKQRLGVIRSLFTMQQGQSYKTILRYFYPEFITALILYSLPYFVDCFFIGHLKSTEIYTISGVVDNCLNIFVKVAEGLSIGTVAMAGYHNGLKNYKDVGRSFVNALWASVIVGGLISCTVYLGGYWIYKFFNFSDHMIYLGLPFLRIRAIAMFFMFVCFAFIGFLRSIKNTFVPMILFAIGSIVFIFFDYCLIFGKLGFPALGLQGSAVAYLVQYFVMLVCAAIYVFCFSANQKYEISMKPDAQSVSEIMKLLWLSFPIVIDKAIMAWAYVWLSIILVPIGQHALANFSVMKLMERMVFLPATAFAQVITFLVSNDVGSHKWSDIKANIIKVLFLSSIMIAVLLAFGSFYAVQIVDFIGHNKEIGCIAAQVFPALSLFVFIDLLQLILSGALRGSFNAQTVMITRVCIIIFYFMPTSYALSLLPIQSDVLKFFIIYSSFFIGNGLMSIVYIKKLAKRQ, encoded by the coding sequence GTGAATAAACAAAGATTGGGTGTCATTCGATCTTTATTTACCATGCAGCAAGGACAGTCGTATAAAACTATTTTACGATATTTTTATCCAGAATTTATTACTGCTTTGATTTTGTACTCTTTACCATACTTTGTGGACTGTTTTTTTATTGGGCATTTAAAATCAACTGAGATTTATACCATTTCAGGAGTTGTTGATAATTGCTTAAATATATTTGTGAAGGTTGCTGAAGGTTTGTCTATTGGTACCGTTGCTATGGCAGGGTATCATAATGGCCTAAAAAATTATAAAGATGTTGGTCGATCATTTGTCAACGCTTTATGGGCAAGCGTTATTGTTGGTGGTCTTATTAGCTGCACGGTATACCTTGGTGGTTATTGGATCTATAAATTTTTTAATTTTTCAGATCATATGATATATCTTGGTTTGCCGTTTTTACGAATTCGTGCAATTGCCATGTTTTTTATGTTTGTTTGTTTTGCTTTTATAGGTTTTTTACGATCAATTAAAAACACCTTTGTTCCCATGATTTTATTTGCTATCGGTTCGATAGTTTTTATATTTTTTGATTATTGTCTGATTTTTGGAAAACTTGGTTTTCCAGCACTTGGGTTACAGGGATCTGCTGTTGCTTACTTAGTTCAATATTTTGTCATGCTTGTGTGTGCAGCAATCTATGTTTTTTGTTTTTCTGCTAACCAGAAGTATGAAATTAGCATGAAACCAGACGCTCAAAGTGTTTCAGAGATTATGAAGTTACTGTGGTTATCGTTTCCTATTGTTATCGATAAAGCAATTATGGCATGGGCGTATGTGTGGTTATCGATAATTTTAGTACCAATAGGGCAACATGCATTAGCAAATTTCTCGGTTATGAAATTAATGGAACGCATGGTATTTTTGCCTGCAACAGCATTTGCACAAGTTATTACATTTTTAGTGAGTAATGATGTTGGCAGTCATAAATGGTCAGATATTAAAGCAAATATTATCAAAGTACTCTTTTTATCATCGATAATGATTGCAGTTTTACTTGCGTTTGGTTCATTCTACGCTGTTCAGATTGTAGACTTTATTGGACATAACAAAGAAATTGGTTGCATTGCAGCACAAGTATTTCCTGCTTTGAGTTTATTTGTCTTTATTGATTTGCTACAATTAATATTATCTGGAGCATTGCGCGGCTCTTTTAACGCGCAAACAGTTATGATAACAAGAGTTTGTATCATTATTTTTTATTTTATGCCCACATCATATGCATTGTCATTATTGCCGATACAATCAGATGTTCTTAAATTTTTTATAATTTATAGTTCTTTTTTCATCGGAAACGGCTTGATGAGTATTGTGTATATTAAAAAATTAGCAAAAAGGCAGTAA
- the rsmG gene encoding 16S rRNA (guanine(527)-N(7))-methyltransferase RsmG → MLLQNKTEQENRVWGSFVGRFSLTAKQQEQFLSYLAYLIQENQKFNITAITDFESIVGDHFTDALALSEKMDLTACTSLIDVGTGGGLPGIPLKIMYPHLQILLIEVNQKKVTFLEEVAVRLGLEDVEVCDLDWRSFLRGYDQTPDVVIARASLSVEELQRMFKGSSALKHSTLVYWASKYWNATQREAQFLDREESYSVDHKLRRLVFFKDKSGE, encoded by the coding sequence ATGCTATTACAAAATAAAACAGAACAAGAAAACAGAGTTTGGGGTAGTTTTGTTGGGAGATTTTCCTTAACAGCAAAGCAACAAGAGCAATTCTTATCCTACTTAGCGTATTTAATTCAAGAAAATCAAAAATTTAACATTACAGCGATTACTGATTTTGAAAGTATCGTTGGAGACCATTTCACTGATGCGCTCGCTTTATCAGAAAAAATGGATCTTACTGCATGCACATCGCTTATCGATGTTGGAACTGGTGGTGGTTTGCCAGGTATTCCATTAAAGATTATGTATCCTCATTTACAGATATTATTAATCGAAGTTAATCAAAAAAAAGTTACGTTTTTAGAAGAAGTTGCAGTTCGACTTGGTCTTGAAGATGTAGAAGTGTGCGATCTTGATTGGCGTTCGTTTTTACGAGGCTATGACCAAACACCTGATGTTGTTATTGCACGAGCTTCGTTATCAGTTGAAGAATTACAAAGAATGTTTAAAGGTTCATCAGCATTAAAGCATTCAACGTTAGTTTATTGGGCATCAAAATATTGGAATGCAACACAACGAGAAGCTCAATTTTTAGACCGTGAAGAAAGTTATTCAGTCGATCATAAGTTACGCAGACTTGTTTTTTTCAAGGATAAATCTGGTGAATAA
- a CDS encoding orotidine 5'-phosphate decarboxylase / HUMPS family protein, producing MKLQIALDLLDLQKCLDVAKSVEHCADSFQIGLPLLLQHGVHILEEFRTAFPDKEIFAETQIINHEQDIASMCLKSGATWISVMAGTTKEAIHAVSGLASQKNKFVIMDLFNSNSIGQSAMDAKKLGVDALLYHNTYQENTETEFAIEEWDDLRGNSKLPIFIRANINRDNINFILSLKPDALIIGRAITQAKNPVEEAEFFLSCIQKA from the coding sequence ATGAAGCTTCAAATTGCTCTTGATTTATTAGATTTACAAAAGTGTCTTGATGTTGCAAAATCAGTTGAACACTGTGCAGATAGTTTTCAAATTGGACTGCCGCTTTTGTTACAACATGGAGTTCATATACTTGAAGAGTTTCGCACTGCTTTTCCTGATAAAGAAATTTTTGCAGAAACACAAATTATTAATCATGAGCAAGATATTGCTTCAATGTGTCTAAAATCTGGTGCAACATGGATCTCTGTTATGGCAGGAACAACAAAAGAAGCTATTCATGCTGTCTCAGGGCTTGCAAGCCAAAAAAATAAATTTGTCATTATGGATCTTTTTAATTCAAATTCAATTGGCCAGTCTGCCATGGACGCTAAAAAGCTTGGAGTTGATGCTCTTTTATATCACAACACCTACCAAGAAAATACCGAAACTGAATTTGCAATTGAAGAGTGGGATGATTTACGTGGAAACAGTAAATTACCTATTTTCATTCGGGCAAATATTAATCGAGATAATATTAATTTTATACTTTCACTTAAACCTGATGCTCTTATTATTGGACGTGCTATTACACAAGCAAAAAATCCAGTTGAAGAAGCTGAATTTTTCTTGAGTTGTATACAAAAAGCATAA
- a CDS encoding beta-propeller fold lactonase family protein → MTLKLLKIFGASFLFCLTLACSAPINTVVATINTGVTPTGMAITPDGNFLYIANNNNYELSGLDSITVINLADNSLVTTIFDASFNQPYTITINPAGTFAYVTNSNSTTVTVIDLEDNTVEAVITGFDGPSGMVISPDGATGYVNNYGAGSPQPSGNGSTVRVVDLLTNVIVGASIPVGIAPAALAMSSDGALVYVINYVDGDLGTGSMSVIDTSDNSVTTPVPAGLSGPFAIAITPDDNFAYVTNFGSNNFIPIGTTVSVIDLSDNTITATIDLAIQPAGLAITPDGKFAYASNYNALYSSNGVYDGATLVGTVNILVPGEGTVNIIDTATNSVVSQTIAVGQSPANIVISPSGQFAYVSNFVSNTVNVIGLPTFEIQAQGTQIQNRFLTRVELVNQVTWTVSGSSLPVSYAIYRDAALTDQIGSVFAGQTFAFYDHNKAANTMYTYYITGTNEAGITSAPVEVVIGGQSSNLVPN, encoded by the coding sequence ATGACCCTCAAATTATTAAAAATATTTGGAGCTAGCTTTTTATTTTGCTTAACATTGGCATGCTCAGCTCCAATCAATACAGTGGTTGCAACCATAAATACTGGGGTTACTCCAACAGGTATGGCAATTACTCCAGATGGTAATTTTTTGTATATTGCAAACAATAATAATTATGAATTATCTGGTTTAGATAGTATTACCGTCATTAATTTAGCTGATAATTCACTGGTTACAACGATTTTTGATGCAAGTTTTAATCAACCTTACACAATAACAATTAATCCTGCAGGAACATTTGCCTATGTAACGAATAGTAATTCTACAACCGTTACGGTTATTGATCTTGAAGACAATACAGTTGAAGCTGTGATTACAGGTTTTGACGGTCCTTCAGGCATGGTAATAAGTCCCGATGGTGCTACAGGTTATGTAAATAATTATGGAGCAGGCAGTCCACAACCAAGTGGAAATGGTTCCACTGTTAGGGTTGTTGATTTATTAACAAATGTAATTGTAGGAGCATCAATTCCAGTTGGTATAGCACCAGCAGCTCTTGCAATGAGCTCAGATGGAGCTTTGGTATATGTTATTAATTATGTTGATGGCGATCTTGGTACGGGGTCAATGAGTGTTATTGATACCAGCGATAATAGTGTAACAACGCCAGTTCCAGCAGGACTATCTGGACCGTTTGCGATTGCAATAACACCAGATGATAATTTTGCGTATGTAACAAATTTTGGTAGTAATAATTTTATACCGATAGGAACAACCGTTTCAGTTATTGATTTATCTGATAATACGATTACTGCAACTATTGATCTTGCAATACAGCCTGCTGGTTTAGCGATAACACCAGATGGCAAGTTTGCTTATGCATCAAATTATAATGCATTATATAGTTCAAATGGAGTCTATGATGGAGCAACACTGGTGGGAACGGTTAATATTTTAGTGCCGGGAGAAGGTACCGTAAATATTATTGACACAGCTACAAATAGTGTAGTTTCTCAAACTATTGCGGTGGGACAATCTCCTGCAAATATTGTCATTTCACCATCTGGTCAGTTTGCCTATGTTTCTAATTTTGTTTCTAACACTGTCAATGTTATTGGCTTGCCAACATTTGAAATTCAAGCTCAAGGGACTCAAATTCAAAATAGATTTTTAACTCGCGTTGAATTAGTTAATCAGGTAACATGGACGGTTTCTGGTAGTTCATTACCAGTGAGTTATGCAATTTACAGAGATGCTGCATTAACTGACCAAATTGGTTCAGTATTTGCAGGGCAAACGTTTGCATTTTATGATCATAATAAAGCAGCAAATACGATGTATACCTATTATATTACCGGAACAAATGAAGCTGGAATAACATCAGCTCCGGTTGAAGTTGTTATTGGTGGGCAATCAAGCAATCTTGTACCTAATTAA